A genomic segment from Curtobacterium sp. MCSS17_007 encodes:
- a CDS encoding phospho-sugar mutase: MEAVLTAARSWSEQDPDSETRAELEALVASASSGDAAAADSLRERFSGRLAFGTAGLRAELGAGPQRMNRVVVTQAAAGLARFLIDTGRDRSVVIGYDGRVNSDVFARDSAEVMRGLGLEVTLLPSALPTPVLAFAVRHLGVGAGVMVTASHNPPRDNGYKVYLGGDDDGSQIVPPVDGEIAAAIDAVAAGDVRDLVRATDYTVATPALVEAYVEATAATVPAPALPADAQPKVVYTAMHGVGWETARAVFAAAGFAEPVVVPEQIEPDGAFPTVSFPNPEEPGAMDLSVAQGVAVGADLVIANDPDADRLALAIPDGQGSFRRLSGNEVGWLLGWRAAARAQAAGPSDGSGVLAASIVSSPALARVAERHGLGYRDTLTGFKWVSRVPGLVFGYEEALGYLVDPGVVRDKDGISAALALLDLAVELAADGRTIADQLAAFAAEFGAFASGQVSTRVDDLSRIGEIMASLRSTAPTSLGGLDVVGVTDYSDGVEGFPPSDILRYDLEGGARVIVRPSGTEPKVKVYIDTVADTPAEAQALVDALAADVRPLVS; encoded by the coding sequence CTGGAGGCCGTGCTCACCGCCGCCAGGTCCTGGTCGGAGCAGGACCCCGACAGCGAGACCCGTGCCGAGCTGGAAGCGCTCGTCGCGTCCGCCTCGTCCGGCGACGCCGCCGCGGCGGACTCGCTGCGCGAGCGTTTCTCCGGGCGCCTCGCGTTCGGCACCGCGGGACTCCGCGCCGAGCTCGGTGCGGGGCCGCAGCGCATGAACCGGGTCGTGGTCACGCAGGCCGCCGCGGGGCTCGCCCGCTTCCTCATCGACACCGGCCGCGACCGCAGCGTCGTGATCGGGTACGACGGCCGCGTCAACTCCGACGTCTTCGCCCGCGACTCCGCCGAGGTCATGCGCGGCCTCGGGCTCGAGGTCACCCTGCTGCCGTCCGCGCTGCCCACGCCGGTGCTCGCGTTCGCGGTGCGCCACCTCGGGGTCGGGGCGGGCGTGATGGTGACGGCGAGCCACAACCCGCCGCGCGACAACGGCTACAAGGTGTACCTCGGAGGCGACGACGACGGTTCGCAGATCGTGCCGCCGGTCGACGGCGAGATCGCCGCGGCGATCGACGCCGTCGCGGCGGGCGACGTCCGCGACCTCGTGCGCGCGACGGACTACACGGTGGCGACCCCGGCCCTGGTCGAGGCGTACGTCGAGGCGACGGCCGCGACCGTGCCGGCCCCGGCCCTCCCGGCCGACGCGCAGCCGAAGGTCGTCTACACGGCCATGCACGGGGTCGGGTGGGAGACCGCGCGCGCCGTGTTCGCCGCGGCGGGCTTCGCCGAACCGGTCGTCGTGCCCGAGCAGATCGAGCCGGACGGGGCCTTCCCGACGGTGTCCTTCCCGAACCCGGAGGAACCGGGCGCGATGGACCTGTCGGTCGCGCAGGGCGTCGCGGTCGGCGCGGACCTGGTCATCGCGAACGACCCGGACGCCGACCGTCTCGCCCTCGCGATCCCGGACGGCCAGGGCTCGTTCCGTCGGCTCTCGGGCAACGAGGTCGGGTGGCTGCTCGGCTGGCGCGCCGCCGCTCGTGCACAGGCCGCGGGTCCGTCGGACGGGTCGGGCGTGCTCGCCGCATCGATCGTGTCGTCACCCGCGCTCGCACGCGTGGCAGAGCGCCACGGGCTCGGGTACCGGGACACGCTGACCGGCTTCAAGTGGGTGTCGCGTGTGCCCGGGCTGGTGTTCGGGTACGAGGAAGCGCTCGGGTACCTCGTCGACCCCGGCGTCGTGCGCGACAAGGACGGCATCTCGGCTGCCCTCGCGCTGCTCGACCTCGCCGTGGAGCTGGCCGCCGACGGCAGGACGATCGCCGACCAGCTCGCCGCGTTCGCCGCCGAGTTCGGGGCGTTCGCCTCCGGGCAGGTGTCGACCCGCGTGGACGACCTCTCGCGCATCGGGGAGATCATGGCGTCCCTGCGGTCGACGGCGCCCACGTCGCTGGGTGGCCTGGACGTCGTCGGCGTGACCGACTACTCCGACGGGGTCGAGGGGTTCCCGCCGTCCGACATCCTGCGCTACGACCTCGAGGGCGGCGCACGGGTCATCGTCCGCCCGAGCGGTACCGAGCCCAAGGTGAAGGTCTACATCGACACGGTGGCCGACACCCCCGCCGAGGCGCAGGCGCTGGTCGACGCCCTGGCCGCCGACGTCCGCCCGCTCGTGTCGTAG
- a CDS encoding purine-nucleoside phosphorylase — MSTENPLNDPATDPFEVARDAAAVIADRSGIERHDIALTLGSGWGKAADIVGETVSEIPAAEVPGFSASAVPGHSGTVRSIRLGDGRHALVIGARTHYYENHGVRRVVHSVRTAAATGASIMVLTNGAGGIKEHWKPGTPVLISDHINLTADSPLEGATFVDLTDLYSARLREIAKSIDPTLDEGVYTQFRGPHYETPAEVQMAKAIGGHIVGMSTALEAIAARQAGMEVLGFSLITNLAAGIQKTPLSHTEVLEAGKQAEPVIADLLARVVAAL, encoded by the coding sequence ATGAGCACGGAGAACCCGCTGAACGACCCCGCCACCGACCCGTTCGAGGTCGCCCGCGACGCCGCCGCCGTCATCGCCGACCGGTCCGGCATCGAGCGGCACGACATCGCCCTGACACTGGGATCCGGCTGGGGCAAGGCCGCCGACATCGTCGGCGAGACGGTGTCCGAGATCCCCGCGGCCGAGGTCCCCGGCTTCAGCGCCTCGGCGGTGCCCGGACACTCCGGCACCGTCCGGTCGATCCGCCTCGGCGACGGCCGCCACGCACTCGTCATCGGTGCGCGGACGCACTACTACGAGAACCACGGCGTCCGTCGCGTCGTGCACAGCGTCCGCACCGCCGCGGCCACCGGTGCCTCGATCATGGTGCTGACGAACGGCGCCGGTGGCATCAAGGAGCACTGGAAGCCCGGCACCCCGGTGCTCATCAGCGACCACATCAACCTCACCGCGGACAGCCCCCTCGAGGGCGCGACGTTCGTCGACCTGACCGACCTCTACTCGGCGCGGCTGCGGGAGATCGCGAAGTCGATCGACCCGACCCTCGACGAAGGCGTCTACACGCAGTTCCGCGGCCCCCACTACGAGACCCCGGCCGAGGTCCAGATGGCGAAGGCGATCGGCGGGCACATCGTCGGCATGTCGACCGCGCTCGAGGCCATCGCCGCCCGGCAGGCCGGCATGGAGGTCCTGGGCTTCTCCCTCATCACGAACCTCGCCGCGGGCATCCAGAAGACCCCGCTCTCGCACACCGAGGTGCTCGAGGCCGGCAAGCAGGCGGAACCGGTCATCGCCGACCTCCTCGCCCGCGTGGTGGCGGCGCTGTGA
- a CDS encoding PTS sugar transporter subunit IIB, which translates to MKIVTICGAGIGSSGILKVNAEKALDALGLAADVVAADIASVRAVAEDANVILTSAEFVEAIGDTYAEVIVIRNHFDQGEITGAVDRALGEH; encoded by the coding sequence GTGAAGATCGTGACCATCTGTGGTGCGGGCATCGGGTCGAGCGGGATCCTCAAGGTGAACGCGGAGAAGGCCCTCGACGCCCTGGGGCTCGCTGCCGACGTCGTGGCGGCCGACATCGCGTCGGTGCGGGCCGTGGCCGAGGACGCGAACGTCATCCTCACCAGCGCGGAGTTCGTCGAGGCGATCGGGGACACCTACGCCGAGGTCATCGTGATCCGGAACCACTTCGACCAGGGCGAGATCACCGGGGCGGTCGACCGGGCGCTCGGGGAGCACTGA
- a CDS encoding PTS sugar transporter subunit IIA, which yields MPLPPLPDEAVVLGATASSWRDALRLAGGALVTSGAATPAYTDAMIDLVHEHGPYIVIAPGLAFAHARPGPSVRHDGLAVVTLREPVVFGHAHNDPVSVVLGLAVAEVGTHLESIGEIANTFNDDTVTARLAAATSADEVRTIMGVPA from the coding sequence ATGCCCCTGCCACCGCTGCCGGACGAGGCCGTCGTGCTCGGGGCGACCGCGTCGTCGTGGCGTGACGCGCTCCGGCTCGCGGGCGGTGCGCTCGTGACGTCCGGCGCCGCCACGCCGGCCTACACCGACGCGATGATCGACCTGGTCCACGAGCACGGTCCCTACATCGTCATCGCACCCGGACTCGCGTTCGCGCACGCCCGGCCCGGGCCGTCCGTGCGGCACGACGGCCTGGCGGTCGTGACGCTCCGTGAACCGGTGGTGTTCGGGCACGCGCACAACGACCCGGTGTCCGTCGTCCTCGGGTTGGCGGTGGCCGAGGTGGGGACGCACCTCGAGTCGATCGGCGAGATCGCGAACACGTTCAACGACGACACGGTCACCGCCCGGTTGGCGGCGGCGACCTCGGCGGACGAGGTCCGGACGATCATGGGGGTACCGGCGTGA
- a CDS encoding adenosine deaminase, with protein MSADAPTHRLPDAGAVIDDLPKVSLHDHLDGGLRPATIVALADEAGIELPTTDPDALGQWFADQADSGSLVEYLKTFDVTVSVMQTAPQLHRVAKEFVEDLVADGVVYGEIRWAPEQHLRGGLTLDETVEAVQAGITEAVDAAGGSIRIGQLVTAMRHADRSLEIAQLAVRHRDRGVVGFDIAGAEVGFPPANHRAAFEYLASELFPVTVHAGEADGLASIRSALVDGRALRLGHGVRIFEDISLSDAGDGSTLASLGEVASWVRDREIPLEVAPQSNLQTGAIAAWGDDLADHPFDVLYQLGFRVTVNTDNRLMSRTSLSKELALLAGTFGYDLDDLAAFQINAALGSFLPLEDREEIIATITAGHQEA; from the coding sequence ATGAGCGCCGACGCCCCGACCCACCGCCTTCCCGACGCCGGGGCGGTCATCGACGACCTGCCGAAGGTCTCCCTGCACGACCACCTCGACGGCGGTCTGCGTCCCGCGACGATCGTGGCGCTGGCGGACGAGGCGGGCATCGAGCTGCCGACCACCGACCCCGACGCGCTCGGGCAGTGGTTCGCGGACCAGGCGGACTCCGGGTCGCTCGTCGAGTACCTGAAGACCTTCGACGTCACCGTCTCGGTGATGCAGACCGCGCCGCAGCTCCACCGCGTCGCCAAGGAGTTCGTGGAGGACCTCGTCGCCGACGGTGTCGTCTACGGCGAGATCCGGTGGGCGCCGGAGCAGCACCTGCGCGGTGGGCTGACGCTCGACGAGACGGTCGAGGCGGTCCAGGCGGGCATCACCGAGGCCGTCGACGCCGCGGGCGGCTCGATCCGCATCGGGCAGCTGGTCACCGCGATGCGGCACGCCGACCGGTCCCTCGAGATCGCGCAGCTCGCCGTGCGGCACCGCGACCGCGGCGTCGTCGGCTTCGACATCGCGGGGGCAGAGGTCGGCTTCCCGCCCGCGAACCACCGCGCGGCGTTCGAGTACCTCGCGTCCGAGCTGTTCCCGGTGACCGTGCACGCGGGTGAGGCGGACGGCCTCGCCTCGATCCGCTCGGCGCTGGTGGACGGCCGTGCGCTCCGACTCGGCCACGGCGTCCGCATCTTCGAGGACATCTCCCTGTCCGACGCCGGCGACGGCTCGACCCTGGCGTCGCTCGGCGAGGTCGCCTCGTGGGTCCGCGACCGCGAGATCCCGCTCGAGGTCGCACCGCAGTCGAACCTGCAGACGGGTGCGATCGCCGCGTGGGGCGACGACCTCGCCGACCACCCGTTCGACGTGCTCTACCAGCTCGGCTTCCGCGTGACGGTCAACACCGACAACCGCCTCATGAGCCGCACCTCGCTGTCGAAGGAGCTCGCGCTCCTCGCCGGCACCTTCGGGTACGACCTCGACGACCTCGCCGCGTTCCAGATCAACGCCGCGCTCGGTTCGTTCCTCCCGCTGGAGGACCGCGAGGAGATCATCGCCACGATCACGGCCGGACACCAGGAGGCCTAG